The following proteins are co-located in the Camarhynchus parvulus chromosome 17, STF_HiC, whole genome shotgun sequence genome:
- the PLPP7 gene encoding inactive phospholipid phosphatase 7: protein MPASQPRSRARDRNNVLNRAEFLSLNQPLKGNQEGRSSSRKQSGQAGAAGAQSSGPKERRQSQQLPEEDCMQLNPSFKGIAFNSLLAIDICMSKRLGVCANRASSWGGARSMINLLGITGHGIPWIAGTLICLVKSSTLAGQEVLMNLLLALLLDIMIVAGLQKLAKRKGPYDINPGLLDYLTMDTYAFPAGHASRVAMLSKFFLNHLVLAIPLRILLVLWALCVGLSRVMIGRHHITDVLSGFVFGYLQFRLVELIWMSSNTCQMLISIW from the exons ATGCCAGCATCCCAGCCACGGTCCAGGGCCAGAGACAGGAACAATGTCCTCAACAGGGCTGAGTTCCTCTCCCTGAACCAGCCCTTGAAGGGGAaccaggagggcaggagctccagcaggaagCAGAGCGGCCAGGCCGGGGCAGCCGGTGCCCAGAGCAGCGGCCCCAAGGAGCGGCGGCAGTCGCAGCAGCTGCCCGAGGAGGATTGCATGCAGCTCAACCCCTCCTTCAAGGGAATCGCCTTCAACTCGCTGCTGGCCATCGATATCTGCATGTCCAAGAGGCTGGGAGTGTGTGCCAACAGAGCCTCCTCCTGGGGAGGTGCCCGCTCCATGATCAACCTGCTGGGGATAACGGGGCACGGCATCCCCTGGATTGCGGGCACGCTCATCTGCCTGGTGAAGAGCAGCACGCTGGCAGGCCAGGAGGTCCTCATGAACCTGCTGCTAG CCCTGCTCCTGGACATCATGATCGTGGCAGGTCTGCAGAAGCTGGCCAAGAGGAAGGGCCCCTACGACATCAACCCTGGCCTGTTGGACTACCTGACCATGGACACCTACGCCTTTCCGGCCGGGCACGCCAGCAGGGTGGCCATGCTCTCCAAGTTCTTCCTCAACCACCTGGTGCTGGCCATCCCTCTGCGCATCCTGCTGGTGCTCTGGGCCCTCTGCGTGGGCCTGTCCCGCGTGATGATTGGGCGGCACCACATCACCGACGTCCTCTCCGGCTTTGTGTTCGGCTACTTGCAGTTCAGGCTGGTGGAGTTGATATGGATGTCTTCCAACACGTGTCAGATGTTGATATCCATCTGGTGA